The Chlorocebus sabaeus isolate Y175 chromosome 6, mChlSab1.0.hap1, whole genome shotgun sequence genome has a segment encoding these proteins:
- the USHBP1 gene encoding harmonin-binding protein USHBP1 encodes MSARATRPRSRRGRHAPPGELDPVAESSEEVEAASGSSKLSFAPPPVSSGLEQLGPMEEVSGQGLGSRTDKKTDGGSGRGLASAPEVPHKPSVEAHQAPEAALQYKETVPPGIGAPDVFQTLQHALSSLEAAAAAWRHRPPSYPGPMGLEDTSKEGPGPLGKQEGAGSSQREAARLAERNAWLRLALSSREDELVRTQASLEAIRAEKEILQKEVQELQNSLLRLEPFPRLSHSQAGGSGSGSSSSEADREPWETQDSFSLAHPLLRRLRSHSSTQILGSLPTQPLSPEMHIMEAQMEQLRGSIEKLKCFNRLLSAVLQGYKGHCEGLSMQLGQREAEATALHLALQYSEHCEEAYRVLLALREANSEAGDEAPTGDLQAAEEEAWRLLAQEEATMDAGARQNPQPSPEGSSVDKPTPQEVAFQLRSYVQRLQERRSLVKILSEPGPTLAPMPTVPRAEAMVQAILGTQSGPALPRLEKTQIQQDLVATREALTDLMLRLQLVRREKRGLELREAALRALGPAHVLLLEQLRWERAELRIGGANSSGGHSSGGGSSGDEEEWYQGLPAVPGGTSGIDGGQVGRAWDPEKLAQELAASLTRTLDLREQLQSLRRELERVAQKGRARRSQSAELNRDLCKAHSALVLAFRGAHRKQEEQCRKLEQQMALMEAQQAEEVAVLEATARALGKPRPPLPPPQLGDTVL; translated from the exons ATGAGTGCCCGGGCCACGCGGCCCCGAAGCCGGCGAGGGAGGCATGCTCCACCC GGTGAACTGGACCCCGTGGCTGAGAGTTcagaggaggttgaggcagccaGTGGGAGCTCCAAGCTCAGCTTTGCCCCACCTCCAGTGAGCTCCGGGCTGGAACAGCTGGGCCCCATGGAGGAGGTCAGTGGCCAAGGCCTAGGAAGCAG GACCGACAAGAAGACGGATGGGGGCTCTGGCAGGGGACTGGCCTCAGCCCCCGAGGTGCCCCACAAACCTTCAGTGGAAGCCCACCAGGCCCCAGAAGCAGCCCTACAGTACAAGGAGACTGTGCCCCCTGGGATTGGGGCCCCCGATGTGTTTCAGACCCTCCAGCACGCTCTGAGCTCCCTGGAGGCAGCGGCTGCAGCCTGGCGCCACCGGCCCCCCAGCTATCCTGGGCCGATGGGGTTGGAAGACACAAGCAAAGAGGGACCAGGTCCCCTTGGGAAGCAGGAAGGGGCAGGGAGCAGCCAGCGAGAGGCAGCTCGCCTGGCTGAGAGGAATGCCTGGCTCCGGCTGGCCCTGAGTAGCCGAGAGGATGAGCTGGTCCGCACGCAGGCCTCCCTGGAGGCCATCCGAGCTGAGAAGGAGATACTGCAGAAAGAG GTTCAGGAGTTGCAGAATTCCCTCTTGAGGCTGGAGCCCTTCCCACGTCTTTCCCACAGCCAAGCAGGTGGCTCAGGCAGTGGTTCTAGCAGCTCTGAGGCAGACAGGGAACCCTGGGAGACTCAG GACTCCTTCTCCCTGGCTCACCCCCTGCTTCGGCGCCTCCGCAGCCATTCCAGCACCCAGATCCTTGGGTCTCTTCCCACCCAGCCCCTCAGTCCTGAGATGCACATCATGGAAGCCCAGATGGAGCAACTCCGGGG GAGCATTGAGAAGCTCAAATGCTTTAACCGTCTGCTATCGGCTGTGCTCCAGGGATACAAGGGCCACTGTGAGGGCCTCAGCATGCAGCTAGGCcagcgggaggctgaggccacagcATTGCATCTGGCCTTGCAGTACAG TGAGCACTGTGAAGAGGCATACAGGGTTCTTCTTGCTCTGCGGGAGGCCAACTCAGAAGCAGGAGACGAAGCCCCCACGGGTGACCTGCAAGCAGCTGAAGAGGAAGCATGGAGGCTGCTGGCACAAGAGGAGGCCACCATGGATGCAGGGGCACGGCAGAATCCACAGCCAAG CCCTGAGGGCAGCAGTGTGGATAAACCCACACCACAGGAAGTGGCTTTCCAGCTCCGAAGCTATGTCCAGCGTCTCCAGGAGCGCCGTTCTCTAGTGAAGATTCTCTCAGAGCCTGGCCCCACCTTGGCACCCATGCCCACTGTGCCCCGTGCAGAAGCCATGGTGCAGGCCATTCTGGGGACCCAGTCTGGCCCAGCTCTTCCCCGACTGGAGAAGACACAAATTCAGCAGGACCTGGTGGCCACAAGG GAGGCCCTGACGGACCTGATGCTTCGGCTGCAGCTGGTGCGGCGTGAAAAGCGGGGCCTAGAGCTGCGGGAGGCTGCCCTCCGAGCCCTGGGTCCAGCTCACGTGCTCCTGCTGGAGCAGCTGCGGTGGGAACGGGCGGAGCTCCGGATTGGTGGGGCAAACAGCAGTGGCGGACATAGCAGCGGAGGTGGCAGCAGCGGGGATGAGGAAGAGTGGTATCAG GGCCTTCCTGCTGTCCCTGGTGGCACCAGTGGCATTGATGGTGGCCAGGTGGGCAGGGCCTGGGACCCAGAGAAGTTAGCCCAGGAACTGGCAGCATCGCTCACCAG GACGCTGGACCTGCGGGAGCAGCTGCAGTCTCTGCGCAGGGAGCTGGAACGGGTGGCTCAGAAGGGGCGAGCCAGACGGTCTCAGAGTGCCGAGCTGAACAGGGATTTATGCAAAGCGCACAG CGCCCTGGTCCTGGCCTTCCGAGGAGCCCACCGGAAGCAGGAAGAGCAATGCCGGAAGTTGGAGCAGCAGATGGCACTCATGGAGgctcagcaggctgaggaggTGGCGGTGCTCGAAGCCACTGCAAGGGCCCTGGGGAAACCCAGGCcacccctcccgcctccccagcTTGGGGATACCGTTCTGTAG
- the NR2F6 gene encoding nuclear receptor subfamily 2 group F member 6 yields the protein MAMVTGGWGGPGGDTNGVDKAGGYPRAAEDDSASPPGAASDAEPGDEERPGLQVDCVVCGDKSSGKHYGVFTCEGCKSFFKRSIRRNLSYTCRSNRDCQIDQHHRNQCQYCRLKKCFRVGMRKEAVQRGRIPHSLPGAVATSSGSPPGSALAAVGGGGDLFPGQPVSELIAQLLRAEPYPAAAGRFGAGGGAAGAVLGIDNVCELAARLLFSTVEWARHAPFFPELPVADQVALLRLSWSELFVLNAAQAALPLHTAPLLAAAGLHAAPMAAERAVAFMDQVRAFQEQVDKLGRLQVDSAEYGCLKAIALFTPDACGLSDPAHVESLQEKAQVALTEYVRAQYPSQPQRFGRLLLRLPALRAVPASLISQLFFMRLVGKTPIETLIRDMLLSGSTFNWPYGSGQ from the exons ATGGCCATGGTGACCGGCGGCTGGGGCGGCCCCGGCGGCGACACGAACGGCGTGGACAAGGCGGGCGGCTACCCGCGCGCGGCCGAAGACGACTCGGCCTCCCCCCCCGGTGCCGCCAGCGACGCCGAGCCGGGCGACGAGGAGCGGCCGGGGCTGCAGGTGGACTGCGTGGTGTGCGGGGACAAGTCGAGCGGCAAGCATTACGGTGTCTTCACCTGCGAGGGCTGCAAGAGCTTTTTCAAGCGGAGCATCCGCCGCAACCTCAGCTACACCTGCCG GTCTAACCGTGACTGCCAGATCGACCAGCACCACCGGAACCAGTGCCAGTACTGCCGTCTCAAGAAGTGCTTCCGAGTGGGCATGAGGAAGGAGG CGGTGCAGCGCGGCCGCATCCCGCACTCGCTGCCTGGCGCCGTGGCCACCTCCTCGGGCAGCCCCCCGGGCTCGGCGCTGGCGGCGGTGGGGGGCGGCGGAGACCTCTTCCCGGGGCAGCCGGTGTCTGAACTGATCGCGCAGCTGCTGCGCGCTGAGCCCTACCCTGCGGCGGCCGGACGCTTCGGCGCAGGGGGCGGCGCGGCAGGCGCGGTGCTGGGCATCGACAACGTGTGCGAGCTGGCGGCGCGGCTGCTCTTCAGCACCGTGGAGTGGGCGCGCCACGCGCCCTTCTTCCCCGAGCTGCCGGTGGCGGACCAGGTGGCGCTGCTGCGCCTGAGCTGGAGCGAGCTCTTCGTGCTGAACGCAGCGCAGGCGGCGCTGCCCCTGCACACGGCGCCGCTACTGGCCGCCGCCGGCCTCCACGCCGCGCCCATGGCCGCCGAGCGCGCCGTGGCCTTCATGGACCAGGTGCGGGCCTTCCAGGAGCAGGTGGACAAGCTAGGCCGCCTGCAGGTCGACTCGGCCGAGTACGGCTGCCTCAAGGCCATCGCGCTCTTCACGCCCG ATGCCTGTGGCCTCTCGGACCCGGCCCACGTGGAGAGCCTGCAGGAAAAGGCGCAGGTGGCCCTCACCGAGTACGTGCGGGCGCAGTACCCGTCCCAGCCCCAGCGCTTCGGGCGCCTGCTGCTGCGGCTGCCCGCCCTGCGCGCCGTCCCTGCCTCCCTCATCTCCCAGCTGTTCTTCATGCGCCTGGTGGGGAAGACGCCCATTGAGACACTGATCAGAGACATGCTGCTGTCGGGGAGTACCTTCAACTGGCCCTATGGCTCGGGCCAGTGA